A window of Silene latifolia isolate original U9 population unplaced genomic scaffold, ASM4854445v1 scaffold_70, whole genome shotgun sequence genomic DNA:
gttttatgatgacattcgaggtaaacaggcgttggatcctaagatagtggagtggagagctggagtggagaaagggacagtgtcccgattttctattcatacaaatggtagtttgaggtttgatggtaggtggtgtgtccctaatgatgaggaattgaaaaagacaatcatgacagaggcacatagtacaccatattcagtacatccaggtggtgacaagctatacaaggatttgaagaaaacgttttggtggcctgggatgaagaaagagacagctgagtttgtgtcccgttgtttgacatgccaaagagttaaaagGGAACAGTGACGACCACAAGGtgaagattcagtctttagaggtacctgagtggaagtgggaatccatttctatggattttattgtgggtttgccaaagagtcaacaaggtaacaacatgatttgggtaatagtggatcgatgaccaagtcagctcactttgttccaatgaaagatacgtggactaaagcacaatttgCTATGGCATATcaaaagaacgtgcttaagttacatggagtccctaaggacatagtgtctgacagagatgcgagatttatatcgaggttttggaaagagttgcaggaatcgttgggaacaactttgaagatgagtacatcatttcatcctgcgacagacagaaagactgagagaacaatcaagactctagaggatattttgcgagcttgtgtgatggattttcgtggtagctgggaacagaggttggacttgatagaattttcttacaataacagctatcacactagtattggaatggcaccgtttgaggctttgtatgggaggagatgtaggagtccgatttgttgggacgataatgctgaggcagtggttttaggaccagagatggtgcatgagatggtggaacagattaagatgatcaaggaacggatgagggcagctcaggataggcaaaagagttatgcagatctacatcgccgggacatagagtttcaagttggggacaaggttcttttgaaactgtctcctatgcgtggggttatgagatttgggaagaaaggcaagctaagtcagaagtttatagggccttatgagatcttagagcgagttggggaagttgcgtatcgtctggctttaccagctgcgttagaaagagtgcataatgtgtttcatgtatcgcagctgcggaagtatgtgagtgacccgtcacatgtgttagaggcagagagcttagagctagatgagtccttatcatatcttgaggtgcctaagcagattcttgaccgaaaggttaggaagactaggagtggcgagacagttttgcttaagatcttttggtctaaccacgagactgaggaagctacatgggagccagaggaagctttGAAAGAGAGATACCCTTTTgtgtttgatcaggtatgtatggttacggggacgtatccttgtttcttttaggggggtaggagatgatcgcgacgagttttttttagagtttttaaccgttttataccctttttgtatgttgtgtcggtatgtatgtcgggatgagttgggttagtaccatgttttatgattgatttttttttggttgttgagtcgggagtgttatgggagtacctttgtttagtagtggtttgaacttcggggacgaagttcttttttaaggagggaagactgtaatactccgtatttatgagtctttggggtactctatcgagtaggccttactctgtcgagtaagggtaagttgcgttttagaaaagtttctgacctgttgggtactcgatcgagtaactaggatactcgatcaagtaagggggtactcgatcgagtaccttgggtactcgatcgagtagccggtttacggggagtttttctcgggttttgttaattatgcgattaagatatataaccttcgtcgtcattattctaaacacttttgcaaaacctaattttcgataaagagagaaagcaagcacgttcttaatcctaatcgcatcgttagcaaatcccggagtttggaaggtcggttctcatcgttggttataccgttgagatccttgcgtcgagggtaagatctatgtaccatttttgttgtctttcctttgttttggttaaaccctaatatagggatttgggggtttttgagtagtatgtgatttggtagcatttgtatgttgtatgataggaggaggtttcatagaggaagctttttgatactggaagagagaccgtcgatagtgtgctttccggtaggatttcctactcagtattagtcccataatgggatgtttGTTGATTTGTTGAGATTGATTgcttgatatagtaattgtattgtgacgattgtgattgtgattgtgattgtgattgtggtctttggtcctcgaggcgtgtcctcggctgagtggggtcacttgcgtgAGTGGCtccacgccctagttttgccttccgtggaacccgccacagaagggatgtgcacattaatggacagggttatcgctcattatgaggagcggggatttggtgggtacggctgcggtcccccactggcgtggtcgggtccagtggacgatcgatgattgagatgattggaattggtgtggttgtgtgtgtgtgtgagtcaagtctgtctgtttatcttattgttgttatatatattgaattgtgtgattagtatcgacccggttattgttttgtaaactgcggtgatccattcgggggatggtgagcagatattgagcaggtatgagatgagtactgggatagctgggattgccacgatatgatgatagaactcttccgctgtagcttagtagtttctttacatttcagttagaacaagtaacagtcagtttgaggacacgtattatacttttggttttggtttcgagaattgtaacccttcactaagtatttctatttaaacgttgtttctttatggtttatttgattatcattgcctcgggtaaccgagatggtaataccttcatacctgagtggttctggtaaggcacttggagtatgggggtgttacaatcaccgcaggtttacaaaacaacaaccggggtcagtactaatcacacaactcaatatatcaacaataagataaacagacagcttaaccgtcacacacacacaaccacaccaatcccaacaatctcaatcaccgaccgtcctttggaccagccaccgatgggggaccgcagccgtacccaccaaatccctgctctacataatgagcgataaccctgtccattaatgtgcacatccccttccgtggcgggttccacgaagggcgaaactagggcgtgaagccactcccgcaagtgaccccactcagccgaggacacgcctcgagaaacagagacaaacaatcacaatcaacaaaccgccacaatacaattactatattattcaatcaaccacaacacatcaacaatcatcccattatgggactaatactgagtaggaaatcctacctggaaagcacaactatcagacggtctctacagctgtatcaaaaagcttcttctacgaaacctcctcctatcatacaacatacaaatgctaccaaatcacaaactactcaaaaacccccaaatccctagattagggtttaaccaacttaaaggaaagacaacaaaaagggtacatagatcttacccttgacgcagggatctcaacggtataacaaacgatgaaaaccgaccttccaaactccgggaattgctaacaatgcgattaagatgatgaacgtacttgctttctctctttgacagtaaattaggttttgcaaaagtgtttagaatgatgacggaaaagattatatatcttaatcgcttaattaacaaaacccgagaaaaactccctgtaaaccggctactcgatcgagtatctaaggcactcgatcgagtacccccttactcgatcgagtatcctagttactcgatcgagtacccaacaggtcagaaactattttaaaacgaacttacccttactcgacagagtaaggcctactcgatagagtacccaaagacttataaatacggagtattacacccgcagtgaacaataggatactttagtgagggcggaagctaagctattagtgttttagggcgaattgagaccggaaggatatattagttgccccttagaccgatacaaccgactgatctgtgaccttagctgcaattgactgataatcattgatgacccgacatcctagttctcttttcttattgttaatctctctttttatttcctcttgcctttatttcagtagtttaattaaatcaattcaaaccaccacactgtgacattagacagaccgagtagacaagtgaatagtgaccgcctccctgtggagatcgaccctacttaccgctgacttctgttagttgtacttaggtatttatttttggtactgaaacgacggtatcatttgacataggtactaaagataaggagtcgtccctctttagcatcctatctctagaatgactctcgtacgccctggataaggtcgtccactatccaaagtttttgagtaagaggtgaaggtacgtattgggaagccctttaatcgaacaccGAATCCCGcacgcggtagcggcctctactgatcgatcttggttggttaaatgcaaaaattgataaaacgggtaaatgcatgaaagcgcatccactagtttcaacctaacatgtgagctttctatgtcagtttgtttaatccaagtatcaagtattttatgtcgagttggattcaattgttgatttgcatgcaagacggaaattaaacatccatttaccaaattaggtttatggtacataacgtgatccatttgtcttagtaaggtgtTCTACAAATGTGAGGTAAAATGAGCAGATtcatcatctgatccgtcctgtattcgggttaaccgaagtcgggatcatcctagacaaatGCTGGAAAGGAAACAGATCCTGCATCAGAcagccataagaggcgcgagcctgttggcgatgcaaatgggtctgtcctggtttgaaaattggaaggtaagtggcctgtttaggcgcgggtcaacggACGATGGAAAACGTCTTCTACCATTGAAAGAGTTcataaaatgtattgaaaaatgggtgtttatacccgtcttggtttgaaaaagatgattaggccgcttttgtgctaatttgaagaacgagacttgaataatcgtcattgttttgacaatattcgatgtcgggttcggttttgcaagcttgacatgaatagttttaaaaatgattatgaactaattgttttaagttctttgtttataattagtcaacattcatcatcgtactcgggttaaaatccgacatggtatgtagaaccaaggtcCCATGTGTCCCTAAGTGTGATAGGCCTACATCTGTTAAGCAATTTAGACCTATTTCTTGATGTAATATGATCTACAAAATTATATCCAAGCTTATGTGCAACAGGGTGGCCCTAGTTCTACCTGACCTTATTCATGACAACCAGGGTGCTTTTATTCAAGGCAGGTCTATCATTGAGAATGTGTTAGTCTGTCAGGACATTGTGCATATGTATGCAAGAAATCATGTGTCTCCTAGATGCCTCTTCAAAATTGATCTTCAGAAAGCTTATGATACTGGAATGGTATTTTGTGGAACAACTGCTATCTGGTTTCCAATTCCCTCCTCATTTCACTAAGTTGATCATGGCTTGCATTACTTCTACCTCATTTACTCTGGTTCTTAATGGAAACAATTTTGGATACTTTAGTGGACAGAGAACGCTTAGACAGGGTGACCCAATTTCCCCTCTCATATTCACAATTTGTATGGAGTATTTGACTAGACTTATTGCTTTTGCTACAGAAAGATGGCCATTCCATTATCACCCCTTATGCAAGACTTTAAAGCTCTCTCacctgatgtttgcagatgatcttcTCATGTTCTGCAAAGAGGATGCACCCTCTATAATTCTCCTTATGAAGGCCTTCACTTCTTTCTCTAATGCTTCTGGTTTGAAAATGAACAACACCAAGTCTGAAATGTTCTTCAGTGGGATGAGGCCTGAGCTTAAAACTGATATCttgagagtcactggatttcaGGAGGGTAAAATGCCCTTTAGGTATCTAGGGGTTCCAATCCAACCTGGTAAACTAAGCAAGAGAGATTATAGCTGCTTAACTGAAAAAATTATCAGCAAGATCAGAGGATTGGGTGCCAAAAAAACTCTCTTATGCTGGCAGAATTACTCTTATCAACTCAGTACTAAATACACTCCACAGCTATTGGGCTACTATGTTTTTAATTCCTAAATCAGTAATCAGGAGAATTGAAGCAATTTGCAGAAACAATTTTTGGGATGGGAGACCTGATTACCATAGAGTCCCTTTAGTAGCTTGGGATAGGGTTACTATGCCCAAGGATGCTGGTGGTCTAGGTGTAAAGAAAGTggagaattggaattgggcagcTGTTGGTAAATTGGTGAATTGGGTGTATACCAAAGCTGATAGGTTGTGGATAAGGTGGATCAGTAATGTTTACTTGAAAGAGCAAGACTGGCAGTCTTACTCTCCCCCTGCAGACTCTCCTTGGACTTGGAAAAGTGTTTGCAAAATCAAGGATAAACTGAAGGATGGATTTGGTGAGAACTGTTGGCTGCCTGATGAGAATGGTTACACGCTCAGGAATGGATATAAATGACTATGTACTCAACAACCTAAGATGGATTGGTGCTCTTTGGTATAGAACAGCTGGAACATTCCCAAGCACTCAATAAGTACATGGCTTATTATGCAGGAGGGACTAAATATCAAAGCTAAGCTATTCCAGTTTGGCTTCTGTGAGGACAACCTATGTTTAATTTGTGGAGAACAACCTGAAACGATAACTCATCTGTTCTATGAGTGTCATTACAGTTGCAGAATCAAGGCAGCTCTTGTTGTCTGCCTGGGGAGAGCTTTTCCTACTCTTATTGAGCTTCAGAATGGTAGGAAAGACAGTCTACAATGTAAGGCAATGGCTATGGTTTTCAATGTATATCTTTACACAGTCTGGCATCAGAGAAACACCACAAGACTCCAACAGTCTGTTATGAGGCCTGAACTGTTAGCTGCTCAGATTGAGGAGGTTGTAGGAAGAAGAGGGCGCAGTAAAGCTGGCCCTGGAATGTCTCACAACACAAATGGTTGGTTAAGCTGCTTGTAGTGCAGTGAGGTTTGGTGAACTGAATGATAGTACGATTTATTTGTTTTCTGAGCTTGCCGGGTTTTGAACCCTATTCTTGTATATGAAACTTGGTTTTTTGATATaatatatatactcacatttcagcTAAAAAaaaaggatgactttgtgttggtgactaatacatttgttttgaaaatataaagaaatgagaaaggctttaaaatacccttcaaaatgtaaagaaatgaaataaaaggctttaaaataccttttataatgtaattaaccaaatattatcgccgaaacacggattaaaccatcatggtattaggaaccaagggtgaaaaatatttaaacttgtcataaaaatgatttgaaatattcgaaatggtgaaaaccgattacaaatatgaaatgaaaataaagggaagaagagaccaaacacggttggatttaggTTGAGCAGGGGGCTTTAGGCGCAAGCCTATGTACTACATAAGtggcctctgcctcaaccaaaaatctgGTTTTGGCTCATTCATCCCATGTTTGGACAATGTTATGCATGATtttgttaggtttatatacctattattagactcttctaatagtgaaaaaattaacattttaatttctAGTTCTTTAGatttagtgcatgcataacaaaataagagatttataagaaaacaatgtcccttacattgtaaaattcggatttatgggcacaagtaaggtctcctaccttcacttgttcttgagctatgatgagtattaggatgatcctccaaagacttcaagtatagaagccactcctcttgattgcacccaagattatcccttatgctcactaaataatatttgctagatatttgtttagtagtttaccttaaaattgattactaatactcatatatcacattaataatattagttatctttatgaacaatttagattgaatcttctcatatttttagaggaagaaaaagagtagagagaataatgcataaacTTTTGCATGTGATGAATGAATGAGTATGTAAGAGGAAATAATTAAAGAACAAAACCCTCCAAAAGAAGGAGTGTCTCACGGTTGGAGCAAGCAAAAAATGCCAAGGATGGCATCTTACTTTAtgcttttgttcttatcaaaaccttaggcatgtaaggctaggtaagtaatgttatgatgatgtttgttttagcttattaaaataaatcaccaccatccactaaacccTCTATATTTTGGTCCaattataaaatggactaccattttattttgtcaatttgtcaattgtcacacaatatgtcacatgtagtatgttacatgttattaattaatttaatgcatatttatcacataaatatcattttataaattaattaaattacatacaacaaatttactagtgatacttgatcacataaataaaatgggtcatataattataattcacaacatctggtaattataattaaccattcattcttatctttattgtttcacaaacaataaacaattttagtaataaagtatttcaattactaaaataaatcttatttaatcccattacaataagatatcaatactctatctcaaaagtaaattgttcaattttaaggaattaatcaacttgtatcaacatacaattaattaactttatagataagggcatcatcctttaggtgtgaccttaagggatcaactgaccactaccgtcccacgacagtaacgtcaaactctagcaagccaatcgttaccgattaatgttgatcagttgactatataattgaatcatcccttacgtattcttaatatgagatttaattatgatattaaatcatgtgatcgcactattgttgaggacacattttccaacaatctcccacttgtccgagacaagtgtgcgtcacctattctcttgtcctattacaatctcccactcaatgtaagatgtcttgcaggtcgtacttacacttgatcatatcatgagtggtttcctcgatctggagagtaactgtatgaccggaattatctactatagataccttccgagcgtggccacgcatttccagttaactacacctcgagtggccttgagatttcaaacaaccctgacaaggggtggacaattcttatcgcactactccctttgttcagccacagttcatcataacccaaaatatacccagtttgacctcatttacgaagtcgtagagtataaatcaaatctaatcagaaatttgtgccaacttgggcgaatagtctctagtcaaaagaattgactcataagaatactatagtagctcttaccacaaccaggctttatgaattaccagaactctataagcggtcacagcCCGaaagagtgtcccatacagtctgcctatgtgatcgactagtcatcacatatgactctatggcacttgaacttgccatcaatcgcatcacactctagtcacttcgagatgtcacctcatataggTAACTAGCggtgaataccatgtcaatccagttcactttaatggggttcaatttgtctctacaacccatttggatttaacaagctaatgggtgagtttaatgaaactcaaacgataaatgcgattatcacatatgaatagtcaatacactattactacttcatatcctatAGTCTTTAGTGTaatattaacactagttaaaatgcaataaaagcttggcaagtggatatacccgatatccatgtattccaaccttttcaattgctatttccttctattcaatgttatctctaataacttgaatttttcTCTAAGCATTTGTCTAGTcgtcttactagacttgggctctttaacttgaaagatgctcccactgttatcacataacttgtgataaagtcatttgtagagggatgcACCCTTAATTCCtacattgaccattttatcacaatttacttagattccttttgtagaatttgcaatgcgtgaaactaagacacttttctagtttcttactccttagtcaataagtcatcctaggatttcaataaatacctttaagtttggaaactaaagtttgtgtaacccttcaacacctaacttagtttatcatccaaacatatgaacagtTCTTCAATTGCTATTTATGGCTTTCTCAAGCCATaacatgggaattatcttgttattgactcatCATGCCCTAGGCATATAACACATCATGACATATGTGTCTGTTGGCATAcctgatcattctaatggcggaaatattagcaaacgatttcatgtattcaacaacttaataggttcagtgaatgactatgactccatcatagtaattccactttcatcatcatgaataacccattcaaccttgttgatgtacaacagatacgaaagatcttatcatcataagactcttaaccccatgccaatattctctcacacagattcagaaatcttagaatatatcgcaccctttcctagtctcccaatcactcttgatagaagagagcattggttcattattctcaataattaatatgttatcaacatataagacatggaaaaataattctggtTCCCACTTagcttcatgtataatcatgattcttcaatcatgtgaatgaaaccatccactattatcacatgaatgaaaagtataatcctttaatgctagcttaagaccatcttatgatcacttaagatagctacgcataatatgttaggattcttagatcttcatctaaagTTTTGTGTTGCAAACACtttcttctctaaattcccattttagaaaagcgaattttaatcttatttgccattcttcattaaaatgaaatgcggcaattgataacattatttatcttgataaacatcttcatgtcaatctagcatttaagtactctaaagctctattcactttaaggagacccttACCTTTAAGTGAATCAAttcttgagtaacaatctttggattgtaatgttatggctcgtatgtaacaaagtcgatttaggacaataccattactttcgcaaagtaatattttaacaacaagacatgtgtgctaaactcccactgaactatactcccactctatcttcatAGATtgtagttccattactttcacaaagtaacataataactataagacatgtttgtgacgatctcatctactcccactctatctcttagaaatacctatattcttaagagatagctttgtgagtcacaaacatatatagcGGAGTACTAGGAGTTCCTCTAGACTGGCGAATTTGCTCATAAAAGACATGTTGTTATACGGCAGACattatatacgagtcttatccatgtcaactgttaaatagactctctattctaggtatctccaggttgaccctccagattaatttaaaaatccccaaaagtgagttcaacaactcaaactgactcatattagaatgatcttatgggtagtgacataAGGTCATAATcaatctttaataaatcaaatctattacttagatctttgccactacgatcgaatCATAATGCTTTAGTACCTTTTgtacaattggttctctacttcattttagaaattcttcaatttttcaaatgcttcacttttacattaaattaagtaaacatacccatatctacttaaattatcggtaaaagtgactaagtagtcataatttctccTTTACAGTGAAGCTCATTagaccacatacatcggcatgtatttgtcctaataaatcacttgctcgtgttcctttactaCTAAAGGGAGTATGAATCATTTTGTAATggagacaagattcgcacatTCCATACGATTGTTAAATCAAATGGTTTAAAATCTAGTCAtcactagccttttaatgcgtttctcatttatgtaacctaatcgaaaaaggtcaaatgc
This region includes:
- the LOC141640029 gene encoding uncharacterized protein LOC141640029 — encoded protein: MIYKIISKLMCNRVALVLPDLIHDNQGAFIQGRSIIENVLVCQDIVHMYARNHVSPRCLFKIDLQKAYDTGMVFCGTTAICGQRTLRQGDPISPLIFTIYDLLMFCKEDAPSIILLMKAFTSFSNASGLKMNNTKSEMFFSGMRPELKTDILRVTGFQEARSEDWVPKKLSYAGRITLINSVLNTLHSYWATMFLIPKSVIRRIEAICRNNFWDGRPDYHRVPLVAWDRVTMPKDAGGLGVKKVENWNWAAVGKLVNWVYTKADRLWIRWISNVYLKEQDWQSYSPPADSPWTWKSVCKIKDKLKDGFGENCWLPDENGYTLRNGYK